DNA from Amycolatopsis sp. DSM 110486:
CCCGGCCGACACCGAAGGCCGCCTGCAGGTCGACGACGCGTCCTACTTCCTGTCGAAGATCGAGCTTCGCCGCGGCGACGAACCCACCATGGCGGCGTGGCGCAAGCGCCTGTTCATCGCCACCTCCTACATCACCGCCGACGCGGCCGAGTACTTCGCGCTGCCCCGCGAACGGACCGTGATCATGGGTTCGCACATTGACGTGTAGCGCGTCAGGAAGGTGCCTACGATGACCGACCCCGATCTGGAAGCCCTGCGCGCGGCGGCCGCGCGAGGAGACTCCGACGCCGTCGACCAGCTGATCGAGCTGGCCGCCGAGCGTGGCGACGCGGCCGAGCTGCGCCAGTGGGCGGCAGGTGGCAGTGCCGATGCCGCGGACCTGCTCGTCGAGCTGGCGACGGAACGCGAGGACCACGACGAGCTGCGGCGGCTGGCTCTGGGCGGCAACACCACGGCCGCGGAAGTGCTGGCGGAGCTGGAAAGCGACTAGCCCGGCAGGGTCACTGCGGGGGCGGGATGTGGCGCGCGAAGGGGTCGTCGTCGTGGGAGTCGAGCCACGCGCCGGCGAGGCGGAGCAGCAGGGCCACCAGCACGAACCCGCCGATCGCGACCAGGGTGAACGTCAGGTCGGTCATGGCTCCAGCGTGCGGCTTCGGGCCGGTCGTGTCCTCGGCGCGGACGGAACCTTGACGCCCGCGAAGCGCTCGTTGACGGCGTTTTGCCGCCGTCAGTCCGATTCGGGCGACGGCAGATCGAGGCGGGCGAGCTGGGCACGGGTCGTGACGCCGAGCTTCGGGAACGATTTGTACAGGTGATAGCCCACGGTGCGCGGACTGAGGAACAGCTGCGCGCCGATGTCCCGGTTGGACAGTCCCCGCGCGGCGAGGCGCACGACCCGCAGTTCCTGTGACGTCAGCACCGCAGCGGCGTCGGACGGCGCGGTGTGCGGGGTTTCGCCCGTGGCACGCAGTTCGCTGCGGGCACGCTCGGCCCACGGCGTCGCGCCCAGCTCCTCGAAGAGGTCGACCGCCGTGCGCAGGTGGGTGCGCGCGGCGGCCCGGTGCTGGTTGCGCCGCAGCCATTCGCCGTGCAACAGCGCAGTGCGGGCGCGTTCGAACGGCATGGTGCCGTCGGCCGTGTGGATGGCCTCGGCCTCGGCGAACCGGGCCGCGGTCTCGTCCCCGGTGAGGGCCGCGCACCGTCGGGCGACGGCGTGGGCCCAGCTCTGGTCGACGATCTCGGCCCACCGCGCGAACCGGTCGGCCGCCGCGCGCGCTTCGGCATCGCGCCCGCAGCGCGTCGCGGCTTCGACCAGGTCGGGCAGCCAGCGGGGCCCGTCGGGCAGGTCACGTTCGGCCGTGAGGCCGGCCAGCCGGTCGGCCGCCGCGTCGAACCGGCCGAGGCCGAGGTCGAGCAGGCCGCGAGTGGCGGCGATCATCGGACCGCGCTCGTGCACACCGGCGGGGATCGCGGCGATCGCGTCGGCGACCCCGGCTTCGTCGCCCCTGACGGCGGCGAGGATCGCGCGGACGCCGGCGAGATCGCCGACGATCGAGGCTTGACCGGACTCCCCGGCCAGGCGCAGGCCTTCGGCCACCGCGGCGGCCGCTTGCGCCGGGTGTCCCTGCCGCCAGCGAGCCCGGCCGAGGACGACGAGCGCGCCGGCGAGGGTGTCGAGCTGGCCGCCGGCGTGGGCGGTTCGTTCGGCCGTCGCGGCCAGGGACTGCGCGAGCGTCGTGTCGCTGAGCACCAGGCACCAGCGGGCGGCGGTGACCAGGGCGCGGGGCGTCGAGAGGCTGCCGGTCGTCTGCCGGAGCGCGTCGATCGCCCGGCGCGGGGCGATGTCGGCGCCGAAGTAGCCCTGGACCAGGCGGGCGATCGCGAGCACGTGGTCGGGCAGGTCGCTGGCGGCCGCGACGGCCTGCTCGACCGTCCCCGCGTCGCGCGCTTCCCACGCGGTCCGCACGACCGACAGCATCAGCTCGCCCGCCAGCTGCGGGTCAGCGGCGGCGACGGAGTCCGCCGCGGCGAGCAACACCCGCGGGTCGTGAGCGTGGTCGTCCTCGGCCAGCGTGGCTTCGAGCAGCGCCAGCCGCGCCAGTGGAACCGGTTCGGCCAGCAACGGCGCGGCACGGGTGGCCAGTTCGGCGGCGCGTGCGCGGTGGCCGGCGTTCGCCGCGGCACCGGCGGCGGCCGCGAGCCGCTCGCCCTTGCCTTCGCGGTCGCTGCTGAGCTGCGCGGCGCGTTCGTAGGCCGTGGCCGCGTCCGCGGGTGCGCCGCGGCGCAACGCCCGGGTCGCGGTTTCGTCGAGGGCCCTGGCCACGTCGTCGTCGGGGCCGACGGCGACGGCCGCGCGGTGGCGGGCGTGGCGGTCGGGATCGGTCCGCGGGTCGAGCACGTCGACGAGCGCTTGGTGGGCTTCGTGCTTGAGCGCCAGCGGAGCTCGCGTGTAGGCGGCCGGCCGGATGAGGGGGTGGGTGAACTCGAGGCGGTCGCCCGTCGTCCGCAGCAGGCCGGCGTGCTCGGCCGCGGTGAGGTCGGCGGCAGTGGCGCCGCGCCGGGCCGCGGCGGCCAGGACGGTGGCGAGGTCACCGGTGCCGTCGGCGGCGGCGAGCCGGACGATCGTCTGCGCGGGTGCCGGCAGCGCCGCGACCCGGCGGGCGAACTCCCACTCGGCCCGGCTTCCCGACGTCGGGTTCGCGAACTCCAGCAGGGCCAAGGGATTTCCCGCCGCTTCCGCCCGGACACGGTCGTGCTCGTGCCGGGAAAGACCGGCCGCGCGGGCGCGGACAACCTCGGTCGCGGCGGCCGGATCGAGCCGCGGCAGGACGAGCTCCGGGATGCCCGGCGCGTCGTCGTCGCGCGTGGCGAACACCATCACCACGCACTCGTCCGTCAGCCGCCGGGCGGCGAACAGCAGCGCCTCGGCCGACGGGCGGTCGAGCCACTGCAGGTCGTCGACGACGAGCACGACCGGCCCGGCCCGCCCGAGCAGGCCCAGCACGGCGAGGCCGACGAGGAACCGGTCCGGCGGGCCGTCTTCACCCTGGCCCAGGGCAGTGCGCAGCGCGGACGCCTGCGCCGGCGGCAACGCGTCGAGTTCGACGTCGCGGAGCAGGACGTGCAACGCGGCGTAGGGAATGTCCCGCTCCGCTTCGAGCCCCGCGTGGCGCAGCACCCGCACGTCACCGGCCGCGTGGACGGCTTCGTCCAGGAGCGCGGTTTTCCCGATCCCCGCTTCGCCGCGGACCACGAGCGCGCCGACGCCGGCGTGCACCAGGCGCGTCAGCGTGGCGAGCTCGGCGTCGCGTCCGAAGAGGACCATGCCGTCGAGGTTAGAACCTCCGGTGCGCTCGAGGTCAACCCAGCGCACGCGCCGCCCTCGCGTCCCGCAGCGCCCGGGCCCACCAGGTCAGCTCGTCGAGGAGGGTTTTCGCGGCCGCCGCCTTCGCTGCGGCGTCCACCGGCCGGCCGGCCGCGTCGAACGAGGCCGGGATGCCGTGGAAGCTGACGACGTCGCGCAAGGTCGCGGCGTGCAGGCCGGCGAAGACCAGGCGCAAGGCCTCCACCGCGCGCAGGCCGCCGCAGAACCCGCCGTACGAGACAAAAGCGACCGGCTTGCGCTGCCATTCGTCGTGGTGCCAGTCGATGAGCGTCTTGAGCGAAGCCGGGAAGCTGTGGTTGTACTCCGGCGTCACGATCACGAACGCGTCGGCGGCCTCCAGGCGAGGGCCGACGGCCGCCACCTCGGACGGCACTGGGGAGGTGCCGAGCCGATCGGGCAGGCACGCGTCGGCGAGGTCGAGCACGTCGACGTCCAGGTCGGTCCTGGGCGCGACCTGCTCGAGGAACCAGTTCGCCGCGGTCGGGCCGAAGCGGCCTTCCCGGACGCTGCCGATGACGACCGCCAGGCGCAAGGGGTTCTCGCCGTCCACAGAGGTCTCCTTCCTGTGCTTGTTGTTCTTGTCACCGACCGTAGGAAACGGCCGGCGCGGGCGAATCAGTCGAATGACCGGTGCTGTGCCGAGATCGTTGACAGCCGCGGACCGCCCCGCTCAGGGTGACGCTCGAAGCTCCCGGAGAGAGGACGGACGACCATGCGGATCACCCGGTTCGAGGACGCGCGCGGAACGGGTATCGGGGCGCTGACCGACGGCGGGCTGCGCCGCCTGCCGTGGCCACGCCTCGACGACCTGTTCGCGGAGCCGGACCCGGCGGCGGCCGTGCGGGCCGTCGACGTGCGCGGGCTCGAACCCGTCGGCGAGCACCGGCTGCTGGCGCCGACCGCGCAGCGCTGCCAGCTGATCGCGACCGGTGGCAACTACGACGACCACGTGGCCGAGGGCGGCCGGACGGTCACGGAACCCGTGTTCTTCCCCGCGTTGTGGAGCTCCATCCTCGGTCCGGGCGGCGAGATCGTGAAGCCCGCCGAGGACACGTTCCTCGACTACGAGGTGGAGTTCGCCGTGGTGATCGGCAAGCGGGTTTCGAAGCTGACGCCCGAAACCGCGATGGACGCGGTGTTCGGCTACACCGTCACCAACGACGTCAGCGCCCGCGAAGTCATGGCGGGCAACAAACTGCAGATCATGCTCGCCAAGTGCCTCGACACCTTCTGGCCGGTCGGCCCGCACCTCGTGACCGCGGACGAGGTGCCCGACCCGGGCCGGCTGAAGGTGACTTCTTCACTGAACGGACAGCTGCGCCAGTCGGGCAGCACCAGCCAGCTGATCTTCGACGTGCCCACGCTGCTGAGCAAGCTCACCGCGTCGATCACGCTGCACCCCGGCGACATCGTGACCACGGGCACGCCGGGCGGGGTCGGCTACTTCCGGACCCCGCCCGAGTCGATGCGGCCCGGCGACGTGATCACCGTCGAGGTCGAGGGCGTCGGGGCGCTGACCAACCGCGTCATCGCGGGGTGGTAGCCCTGAGGTAGTCGGCGACCTCGCCGCACGGCGCGAGCCAGAGCCGGTCGTCCGCACGCAGCTGCTCCACTAGCCGGGCGAGCGTGTCGAGCCGCTCGGGCGTGTCGAGCCACAGGGGGTGGAAGATGAAACTCACGTAGCCGCGCGCGTCGACCGTTTCCTGGGCGACGGTCCGGTAGGCGGCCAGCATCTCGTCGGGGCCGAGCACCACAGTGGACGGTGGGCGGCGCAGGGCGGGGAAGTGGTAGGTCCCGTCGATGGTGTCCCAGCGGAACGGCAGCAGCGCCACGCCGTCGACGAGACCTGCCGGCCCGCCGGCCGGCGAGACGAACTCGATTCCCGCGTCGCGCAGGATGGCCAGCGAGCCGGCGGTCAGACCGCCGCCCGGGGGCCGGAAACCGCGGACGGGCACGTCGGTCTCCTGGAACAGGGCCATCGACTGGGTGATGAGCGCGCGCTGGTCGTCCTCCGGCAGCTCGCCCCACGCTTCGTGCTGGTAGGCGTGGCAGGCGAGCTCGTGGTCTTTCGCGATGGTGCGCAGGGCGTCGGGGTAGACGGTCGCGTTGAAGGATTCGACGAAGAAGGTCGCGCGCGTCTCGCCCAGGACCGCCAGCACCTTCGGTAGGTTCTCGCGCACACTGGGGTGCTCGCCCAGCGGCGCGCCGGCAGGCCACCGGCCCCGGCCCAGGTCGGCGGCCTCGCCGAGATTGTCGAACGTGATGCTCACGGCCGCGAGTTTTCCTTCGGGGCCCCACGTGGTCACACCCATTGACGGTCCTTTCGGTGGTTTCCGCCCATGTTGTGGCGGGACTTCCCGGGGTGTCAACGCGCGCGGGCCGACTCAGGTCGTTCGACTGATTCGGCCTGGCGACGCGCGTTTCTACTGTCGAGGCGAGGACAACGTGGACAAGGAGGTCTCGCAGTGGGAGCAACGATCAAGTACCAGGGCGTGAGCCATCTGGCTCTGGTGTGCGACGACATGGCCCGGACAGTCGAGTTCTACGAGAACGTGATGGACATGCCGCTCGTGAAATCGATGGAGATGCCGGGCGTGGGCCAGCACTTCTTCTTCGACATCGGCAACGGCGACGCGCTCGCCTTCTTCTGCTACGACGACGCACTGGTCCGGCCCGCCGCGCCGGGCATCGCGGCGCCGGGGACGAATACGGACGTGTCGGCCAACGGCTCGATGCACCACATCGCATTCCGCATCGAGCCGGACGAGGTCGAGGCTTGCTGCGAGCGGTTCGCGAAGCTGGGCGTGGACTACCAGTTCAAGGCGCACAACAAGGGCTCCGACGGCCAGGACCTGTCCGATGTGGACGACGAGGACACGTTCTGCGCCTCGATCTACCTGTGGGACCCGGACGGGATCCGCCTCGAGCTGTGCGCGTGGCTGCCCTCGTGGTACGAGCTCGGCAACGACGTGGCCCCGATGTCGCGGAAGGTTCCCGTGGCGTAAGTGTCTGTGTTTGAAGGAGCGGGCGACCCCGGCCGGGGTCGCCCGCTTTTCACTGTGGCCGCTCGACGCCGAAGACGTGCAGCTGCATCGCGATGAGCTGGTAGTAGCCGACCACAGTGGACAGCTCGAACAGCTTCGCCGCGCCGAGCTTCGAGACGGCGTCGGCGTAGTCCTCGTCGGTGAGCTTGCCATTGTCGACCAGCCGACGGGTGGTCGCGACGATCGCCCGCTCCTCGGGATCGGCGAGTTCCGGCTCCCGGCCCTCGCGCAGCGCGGTGATCTCGTCGTCCGTCAACCCGAGTTGCCGGCCGACATGCTCGTGGGCGAACTGCTCGTATCCGCTCTCCCGCGAAGCGGCGACCATCAGGATGGCCAGTTCCCGGGCCCGGTCGGACAGTTCTCCGCCGTGGCGCAGCGCCGCGCCGAGCCGCTGCAGCGCGTCGCCGACCGGTGGGGTGAGCAACATGGCGTTGAACGGCCCCGCGAGCGTCCCGTCGGGGTCCACGATGCCGAACGGGTTCCGTGCGCGCGGCCCCGCCGTGATCGACTCGTACAGGCTCCGCTGGTCATCGGTCAACGCGGCGGCGGCGATGCGGGGAATCCGGCTCATGTCAGGAATCCTAGTGAAATCCCGCCCGTTGTGGCCTTCTTGGCGCGAACTACCGCGCGTCGCCGTCGAAGCGCGCGCGGGTGGGATGCGGCGTGAGC
Protein-coding regions in this window:
- a CDS encoding AAA family ATPase, encoding MVLFGRDAELATLTRLVHAGVGALVVRGEAGIGKTALLDEAVHAAGDVRVLRHAGLEAERDIPYAALHVLLRDVELDALPPAQASALRTALGQGEDGPPDRFLVGLAVLGLLGRAGPVVLVVDDLQWLDRPSAEALLFAARRLTDECVVMVFATRDDDAPGIPELVLPRLDPAAATEVVRARAAGLSRHEHDRVRAEAAGNPLALLEFANPTSGSRAEWEFARRVAALPAPAQTIVRLAAADGTGDLATVLAAAARRGATAADLTAAEHAGLLRTTGDRLEFTHPLIRPAAYTRAPLALKHEAHQALVDVLDPRTDPDRHARHRAAVAVGPDDDVARALDETATRALRRGAPADAATAYERAAQLSSDREGKGERLAAAAGAAANAGHRARAAELATRAAPLLAEPVPLARLALLEATLAEDDHAHDPRVLLAAADSVAAADPQLAGELMLSVVRTAWEARDAGTVEQAVAAASDLPDHVLAIARLVQGYFGADIAPRRAIDALRQTTGSLSTPRALVTAARWCLVLSDTTLAQSLAATAERTAHAGGQLDTLAGALVVLGRARWRQGHPAQAAAAVAEGLRLAGESGQASIVGDLAGVRAILAAVRGDEAGVADAIAAIPAGVHERGPMIAATRGLLDLGLGRFDAAADRLAGLTAERDLPDGPRWLPDLVEAATRCGRDAEARAAADRFARWAEIVDQSWAHAVARRCAALTGDETAARFAEAEAIHTADGTMPFERARTALLHGEWLRRNQHRAAARTHLRTAVDLFEELGATPWAERARSELRATGETPHTAPSDAAAVLTSQELRVVRLAARGLSNRDIGAQLFLSPRTVGYHLYKSFPKLGVTTRAQLARLDLPSPESD
- a CDS encoding NADPH-dependent FMN reductase, with amino-acid sequence MDGENPLRLAVVIGSVREGRFGPTAANWFLEQVAPRTDLDVDVLDLADACLPDRLGTSPVPSEVAAVGPRLEAADAFVIVTPEYNHSFPASLKTLIDWHHDEWQRKPVAFVSYGGFCGGLRAVEALRLVFAGLHAATLRDVVSFHGIPASFDAAGRPVDAAAKAAAAKTLLDELTWWARALRDARAARALG
- a CDS encoding fumarylacetoacetate hydrolase family protein — its product is MRITRFEDARGTGIGALTDGGLRRLPWPRLDDLFAEPDPAAAVRAVDVRGLEPVGEHRLLAPTAQRCQLIATGGNYDDHVAEGGRTVTEPVFFPALWSSILGPGGEIVKPAEDTFLDYEVEFAVVIGKRVSKLTPETAMDAVFGYTVTNDVSAREVMAGNKLQIMLAKCLDTFWPVGPHLVTADEVPDPGRLKVTSSLNGQLRQSGSTSQLIFDVPTLLSKLTASITLHPGDIVTTGTPGGVGYFRTPPESMRPGDVITVEVEGVGALTNRVIAGW
- a CDS encoding polysaccharide deacetylase family protein, which produces MGVTTWGPEGKLAAVSITFDNLGEAADLGRGRWPAGAPLGEHPSVRENLPKVLAVLGETRATFFVESFNATVYPDALRTIAKDHELACHAYQHEAWGELPEDDQRALITQSMALFQETDVPVRGFRPPGGGLTAGSLAILRDAGIEFVSPAGGPAGLVDGVALLPFRWDTIDGTYHFPALRRPPSTVVLGPDEMLAAYRTVAQETVDARGYVSFIFHPLWLDTPERLDTLARLVEQLRADDRLWLAPCGEVADYLRATTPR
- a CDS encoding VOC family protein, whose product is MGATIKYQGVSHLALVCDDMARTVEFYENVMDMPLVKSMEMPGVGQHFFFDIGNGDALAFFCYDDALVRPAAPGIAAPGTNTDVSANGSMHHIAFRIEPDEVEACCERFAKLGVDYQFKAHNKGSDGQDLSDVDDEDTFCASIYLWDPDGIRLELCAWLPSWYELGNDVAPMSRKVPVA
- a CDS encoding carboxymuconolactone decarboxylase family protein; the protein is MSRIPRIAAAALTDDQRSLYESITAGPRARNPFGIVDPDGTLAGPFNAMLLTPPVGDALQRLGAALRHGGELSDRARELAILMVAASRESGYEQFAHEHVGRQLGLTDDEITALREGREPELADPEERAIVATTRRLVDNGKLTDEDYADAVSKLGAAKLFELSTVVGYYQLIAMQLHVFGVERPQ